In one window of Anser cygnoides isolate HZ-2024a breed goose chromosome 3, Taihu_goose_T2T_genome, whole genome shotgun sequence DNA:
- the PRPH2 gene encoding LOW QUALITY PROTEIN: peripherin-2 (The sequence of the model RefSeq protein was modified relative to this genomic sequence to represent the inferred CDS: inserted 1 base in 1 codon), with protein sequence MALLKVKFNQKKRVKLAQGLWLMNWFSVFAGIIVFSMGLFLKIELRKRSEVMDNSESHFVPNSLILMGILSCAFNGFAGKICYDSLDPTKFAKWKPLLKPYLALCFLFNILIFFVALICFLMRGSLESTLAQGLKNGMKFYRDTDTPGRCFMKKTIDMLQIEFKCCGNNGFKDWFEIQWISNRYLDFSSKEVKDRIKSNVDGRYLVDGVPFSCCNPSSPRPCIQYQVTNNSXHYSYDYQTEELNLWGRGCREALLHYYSSMMSSMGAVVLLVWLFETSVMVGLRLLHTSLESIPNPEDPECESEGWILENSLKDTLKSALESLKKIGKFNQVEAGAEGAEGEEAGKTPAITTVS encoded by the exons ATGGCACTGCTGAAAGTCAAATTCAACCAGAAGAAACGGGTAAAACTAGCCCAGGGACTATGGCTCATGAACTGGTTTTCAGTGTTTGCTGGAATCATTGTTTTTAGCATGGGGTTGTTCCTCAAAATTGAGCTCCGGAAGCGAAGCGAAGTGATGGACAATTCTGAAAGCCATTTTGTGCCCAATTCTTTGATATTGATGGGTATACTATCCTGCGCCTTCAATGGTTTTGCTGGCAAAATTTGTTACGACTCTCTGGATCCCACTAAATTTGCCAAGTGGAAACCTTTGCTGAAACCTTACTTGGCACTATGTTTCCTCTTCAACATACTCATTTTCTTCGTCGCTCTGATTTGCTTTCTCATGCGGGGCTCTCTGGAGAGCACGCTGGCTCAGGGGCTGAAGAACGGCATGAAGTTCTACCGGGACACAGACACCCCCGGAAGATGCTTCATGAAGAAGACAATCGACATGCTCCAAATTGAGTTCAAATGCTGTGGAAACAATGGCTTCAAAGATTGGTTTGAAATTCAGTGGATCAGCAACAGATACCTGGACTTCAGCTCCAAGGAAGTGAAAGA TCGAATCAAAAGCAACGTGGATGGACGGTACCTGGTTGATGGAGTccccttcagctgctgcaacCCCAGCTCCCCGAGGCCCTGCATCCAGTACCAGGTCACCAACAACT GCCACTACAGCTACGACTACCAGACGGAGGAGCTCAACCTCTGGGGCCGCGGCTGCCGGGAAGCCCTCCTGCACTACTACAGCAGCATGATGAGCTCCATGGGTGCTGTCGTCCTCCTCGTCTGGCTTTTCGAG ACATCAGTGATGGTTGGCTTGCGTCTTTTGCACACCTCTCTGGAAAGCATCCCAAATCCTGAAGACCCCGAGTGTGAAAGTGAAGGGTGGATTCTAGAGAACAGCCTGAAGGACACTCTGAAATCTGCATTGGAGAGCTTGAAAAAGATTGGTAAGTTCAATCAGGTGGAAGCAGGCGCTGAAggggctgaaggagaagaaGCTGGGAAGACTCCAGCCATCACAACGGTCAGTTGA